The following are from one region of the Capsicum annuum cultivar UCD-10X-F1 chromosome 1, UCD10Xv1.1, whole genome shotgun sequence genome:
- the LOC107876014 gene encoding uncharacterized protein LOC107876014: MRSGILSIFKKGLDQRCLNLRRQGHIKTFKYKLPVHNNPICTWSKLILSLLSSKGTTSIHRESEEGKDPNLDFQESNEQPRLVVVNLDSSEKFCSLKMVFRRILVLMMGCLGFADQPTEANNNNNNNMESKSSVVDESVIKTPRVRLSDGRYLAYRERGVPKNKSKYSIIIVHGFGSSKQMSFMASDELLDGMGIYLLIYDRAGYGESDPNPKRSVKSEASDIEELADLLQLGSNYYVIGVSLGCYPAWSCIKRIPQKLAGVALVVPFVNYEWPSLPGDHTKDDYRKQLCRFALLLTRYTPGLLHWWFTQKLFPSATALEGNPTFFCDKDLDVLKNTPGYQLFTQDGIRKRRVFDSLRRDFIVAFSKWDFDPLELSNPYPQNESSVHIWQGYMDKVVPVQLQRYVSQRLPWIRYHEVPDSGHLLVYDTVVCEAVLKSLLLGEDPQVYMPKLLD; the protein is encoded by the exons ATGAGATCCGGAATCCTCAGtatttttaaaaaggggcttGACCAAAGATGTTTAAACTTGAGAAGACAGGGCCATATTAAAACTTTCAAATACAAATTACCGGTGCACAACAACCCCATTTGCACATGGTCTAAGCTGATCCTGTCCCTATTGTCCAGCAAAGGGACAACTTCCATCCATAGAGAAAGCG aagaaggtaaagatCCAAATTTGGATTTTCAAGAATCTAATGAGCAGCCAAGGCTAGTAGTAGTAAATCTTGATTCTTCAGAGAAGTTCTGTTCTTTG aagaTGGTTTTCAGAAGAATTCTTGTTCTGATGATGGGTTGTCTAGGATTTGCTGATCAGCCAACAGaagcaaataataataataataataatatggaatccaAGTCATCAGTTGTAGATGAATCTGTTATTAAAACTCCTAGAGTCAGACTTAGTGATGGAAGGTATCTGGCTTACAGAGAAAGAGGGGTACCCAAGAACAAGTCCAAATACAGCATCATCATTGTTCATGGATTTGGCAGCTCCAAACAAATGAGCTTTATGGCTTCTGAT GAACTCCTGGATGGAATGGGGATATACCTTCTGATATATGACAGAGCTGGATATGGAGAGAGCGATCCAAATCCAAAGCGATCAGTTAAAAGTGAAGCATCTGATATCGAAGAGTTAGCTGATCTGTTGCAATTAGGGTCTAACTATTATGTTATTGGCGTGTCGTTGGGATGTTACCCTGCTTGGAGCTGCATCAAACGCATTCCTCAAAA GCTTGCAGGAGTCGCTCTAGTAGTCCCGTTTGTCAATTACGAATGGCCCTCGCTACCTGGTGATCACACGAAGGATGACTACAGGAAACAGCTCTGCCGGTTTGCACTTTTGCTCACACGCTATACTCCAGGGCTGTTGCATTGGTGGTTCACTCAAAAATTGTTCCCATCAGCTACTGCTCTTGAAGGAAATCCTACATTCTTTTGTGACAAAGACTTGGATGTCTTGAAGAATACACCAGGATATCAATTGTTCACTCAG GACGGGATAAGGAAACGCAGGGTATTCGACTCCCTTCGTCGTGACTTTATTGTGGCTTTTAGCAAGTGGGATTTTGATCCACTGGAGCTAAGTAACCCCTACCCACAAAATGAAAGCTCTGTTCACATCTGGCAAGGTTACATGGACAAAGTTGTGCCGGTTCAATTACAAAGATACGTCTCACAAAGGCTCCCTTGGATTCGTTATCATGAAGTTCCTGATAGTGGTCACTTGCTTGTGTATGATACTGTTGTGTGTGAAGCTGTCTTAAAGTCACTTTTACTCGGGGAAGATCCTCAAGTGTACATGCCTAAATTACTTGACTGA